Proteins encoded in a region of the Candidatus Methylarchaceae archaeon HK02M2 genome:
- a CDS encoding NAD-dependent epimerase/dehydratase family protein, which translates to MKALVTGGAGFIGSYVIDYLKIKKYNVVALDDLSAGRRNNLPSDLPLKVKSVADVVKEDVKDFDTIIHCAAQVSTFWCIDYPEEDFRRNALSTFHLFETCRKFNDDALIIYTSSRSVHGDIPEPNLADESFPFDPSTFYNVHKIYGELLCKIYSNLYGMKFIILRPSNVYGPRQPYWMKGWYNFISFWIKISLENEALPIYGSGEQIRDYTYVEDTAKAYILALENPRAIGEVFLLPTGRGVSLNELANIIIKLTHSKSQKNYLPPRQGDIMRFVGSYKKANEILGWEPKISLEEGLKREIEWVRQELTLKGKGV; encoded by the coding sequence TTGAAAGCTCTTGTGACTGGTGGAGCTGGCTTCATTGGTTCTTATGTAATAGACTATCTAAAAATAAAAAAGTATAATGTTGTTGCTTTAGACGACCTTTCAGCTGGAAGGAGGAATAATTTACCTTCTGACTTACCATTAAAGGTGAAGTCTGTAGCCGACGTTGTTAAGGAAGATGTAAAAGATTTTGACACAATTATCCACTGTGCTGCTCAAGTCTCTACATTTTGGTGTATAGACTACCCTGAGGAAGATTTCAGGAGAAACGCTCTCTCCACCTTTCATCTCTTCGAGACCTGTAGAAAATTTAACGATGATGCCTTGATAATCTATACAAGCAGTAGAAGCGTACATGGGGATATACCTGAGCCAAACCTTGCAGATGAGTCTTTTCCTTTCGACCCTAGCACCTTTTATAATGTTCATAAGATTTACGGCGAATTGCTTTGTAAAATCTATTCAAACTTGTATGGCATGAAATTCATTATATTAAGACCAAGTAATGTATACGGTCCTAGGCAACCTTATTGGATGAAGGGCTGGTACAACTTTATCAGTTTCTGGATTAAGATATCACTGGAAAACGAGGCTTTACCTATCTACGGTAGTGGTGAGCAGATAAGAGATTATACATATGTAGAGGATACTGCAAAAGCCTACATTCTTGCTTTGGAAAACCCAAGGGCTATAGGGGAAGTCTTTCTTTTGCCAACAGGTAGGGGTGTAAGCCTGAACGAGCTTGCCAACATAATCATTAAGTTAACACACAGTAAATCTCAAAAAAATTATCTTCCACCACGTCAAGGGGATATAATGCGCTTTGTAGGTAGCTACAAGAAGGCTAATGAAATCCTTGGATGGGAGCCAAAAATCTCCTTGGAAGAGGGTTTAAAGAGAGAGATAGAATGGGTGAGACAAGAATTAACCCTAAAGGGCAAAGGAGTTTGA